Proteins encoded within one genomic window of uncultured Desulfobacter sp.:
- a CDS encoding EAL domain-containing protein, translated as MNSQEKQSSYRIIVIDDNAAIHEDFQKILGKVSETNSELEDMESFLFDDPTEKTLESNVKFEIEYAFQGQDGFEMVQKANKAGNPFSLAFVDGRMPPGWDGIETISHLWEVDPELQVVLCTAYADYSWSEIQKVLGESDSLLILKKPFDNVEVLQMAHALSRKWELTREIKGRLNKLAFYDHLTGLPNRALFLDRLKGAINQHFRDHTKGALLFIDLDDFKRINDTLGHSVGDELLTIIAGRIGKSLRLSDTVARSVKDRTAARIGGDEFTVLLPEINGLDTAAVVSQRIIEHVAKPVSIGDNEFIITPSIGIAIFPDDGDSVETLLKNADLAMYFAKRSRDMEHFKYYQKSMNDAALKRLTIENQLRHAIEREELQLHYQPQVDIPSGELIGMEALLRWDNEVLGSVSPLEFIPIAEACGLIIPIGKWVMRTACAQVCRWIEDGLPLKRVAVNVSVRQFTHPNFLGVVEKILEETCMPVNCFEIEITESVFAEDMDKISHILKRLHDKGVGVSLDDFGTGYSSLSRLKEMPIDCLKIDRSFVLGVDSRKNDQSIISAIMSMAKGMDIRVIAEGIDNDRQLDYLVEKGCTEAQGFLFSRPLPADKIEAILKKGDPKIKFPQEKD; from the coding sequence ATGAACAGCCAGGAAAAACAATCCAGTTACCGTATTATTGTAATTGACGACAATGCTGCCATCCATGAAGATTTTCAAAAGATCCTCGGCAAGGTGTCAGAAACAAACAGTGAACTGGAAGATATGGAATCCTTTCTGTTTGATGATCCAACCGAGAAAACCTTGGAAAGCAATGTCAAATTTGAGATTGAATATGCCTTTCAGGGTCAAGATGGCTTTGAGATGGTGCAAAAGGCCAATAAAGCGGGCAATCCTTTTTCCCTGGCGTTTGTTGACGGACGCATGCCGCCGGGTTGGGACGGTATTGAGACCATAAGCCACCTGTGGGAGGTAGATCCTGAACTGCAGGTGGTACTTTGTACAGCTTATGCCGACTATTCCTGGTCGGAAATTCAAAAAGTTTTGGGGGAAAGCGACAGTCTTTTAATTCTTAAAAAACCCTTTGACAACGTGGAAGTGCTTCAGATGGCCCATGCACTGAGCCGCAAGTGGGAATTGACCAGAGAAATAAAAGGTCGATTGAATAAACTGGCCTTTTATGATCACCTAACCGGGTTGCCCAACCGGGCCCTTTTTCTGGACAGGCTCAAAGGGGCGATCAATCAACATTTCAGAGATCACACAAAAGGGGCCCTGCTGTTTATTGATCTGGACGATTTTAAACGCATCAATGACACCTTGGGCCACAGTGTTGGGGATGAACTGCTTACAATTATTGCCGGTCGTATTGGTAAAAGCCTGCGTTTATCTGATACGGTGGCCCGGTCGGTCAAGGATCGGACCGCGGCACGGATAGGTGGGGATGAATTTACGGTATTGCTGCCTGAAATTAATGGCTTGGATACGGCGGCTGTAGTTTCCCAGCGAATCATTGAACACGTGGCAAAACCGGTTTCCATTGGGGATAATGAATTTATCATCACCCCAAGCATCGGCATCGCCATTTTTCCGGATGACGGTGATTCTGTGGAAACGTTGTTGAAAAATGCGGACCTGGCCATGTATTTTGCCAAGAGAAGCAGGGATATGGAGCATTTCAAGTATTATCAGAAATCAATGAATGATGCGGCTTTAAAGCGGCTGACCATAGAAAATCAGCTGCGTCATGCCATTGAAAGGGAAGAGCTGCAGCTGCATTATCAACCCCAGGTGGATATTCCGTCAGGCGAGTTGATCGGTATGGAGGCCCTGCTTCGCTGGGATAATGAAGTGCTTGGCAGCGTTTCACCTTTGGAGTTTATTCCCATTGCCGAGGCGTGCGGACTGATTATACCCATAGGAAAGTGGGTGATGCGGACCGCATGTGCACAGGTCTGCAGGTGGATTGAAGACGGGCTGCCCCTTAAACGGGTTGCGGTTAATGTATCGGTCAGGCAGTTTACCCATCCTAATTTTCTGGGCGTGGTTGAAAAAATTCTTGAAGAGACCTGCATGCCGGTCAATTGTTTTGAAATTGAAATTACCGAAAGTGTTTTTGCCGAAGATATGGATAAAATCTCTCATATTTTAAAAAGGTTGCACGATAAGGGTGTAGGTGTGTCACTGGATGATTTTGGTACCGGATACTCCAGTCTCAGCCGCCTTAAGGAGATGCCTATAGATTGTCTTAAAATTGACCGCTCATTTGTTTTGGGGGTAGATTCCAGAAAAAATGATCAATCCATCATCTCAGCCATTATGTCAATGGCCAAGGGTATGGATATCAGGGTTATTGCCGAAGGTATAGACAATGACCGGCAGCTTGATTATTTGGTGGAGAAAGGATGCACGGAGGCCCAGGGGTTTCTGTTCAGTCGGCCTTTGCCTGCTGATAAAATAGAGGCAATTTTGAAAAAAGGCGACCCGAAGATAAAATTTCCCCAGGAAAAGGATTGA
- a CDS encoding ATP-binding protein, which translates to MTKRTCYSKDFFSSEKQALLKIQQAVDNAMDSCLLTDNQGRIVYANHAACKSLGYTQEQMFGMTIADIDPGYTPEMFAQDAAELVKKKTVLFESHHMTQDGHIFPVEISVNYLSEAHEAFLACSFARDISKRKAAQETIEHAKTTLGRRVEERTALLALTAEISANFVAASPVTIREIIEDALHRIGRFFKFDRVAFFPLMPDLVGGDKVLEWCAKGIESKAGILSSHPIIDNSKEKLANFFKKQTLLHFPDVDKIADRLDWKSDLKKLGIESALFLASRTDKKIYGIVGFEMMQPYDRWPEDHINGLKVITQIFAHAVAGVEFGLALIEAKNSLEARVAQRTLELKKQVVEKEKAMKELAESQSSLVKASRAAGMAEVATNVLHNVGNVLNSINTSVASLEGQVKKSRMTNVQKVIEMFPLSKKDLAGFLIEDPKGRLILDYLTSLGQALTAEQKAMHGEIEQLVSQIDHVKQIIAMQQRYGSVHGVKESFAPEQLVEDAIRMNSDSLIKNGIRIERKFDLVPTIVTDKHMVLQILLNLISNAKHACSENKTGQGENCIIISLSREGENQIKIKMKDNGAGIAPENLSLIFHHGFTTRRHGHGFGLHSGALAAKQLGGSLTAESAGLGCGAVFTLRLPLSIQETS; encoded by the coding sequence ATGACAAAAAGAACGTGCTATTCAAAAGATTTTTTTTCATCAGAAAAACAGGCCCTTTTGAAAATTCAACAGGCCGTGGACAATGCCATGGACAGCTGCTTGCTGACCGATAATCAAGGCAGAATCGTCTACGCCAATCATGCAGCCTGCAAAAGCCTTGGATACACCCAGGAGCAGATGTTCGGGATGACCATTGCGGATATTGATCCGGGTTATACGCCCGAGATGTTTGCCCAAGATGCTGCGGAATTGGTCAAAAAAAAGACGGTCCTTTTTGAGAGCCATCACATGACACAGGACGGCCATATTTTTCCTGTGGAAATCAGTGTCAATTATTTGAGTGAGGCACACGAGGCGTTTCTTGCCTGCTCTTTTGCCAGGGATATCTCAAAACGCAAGGCCGCACAAGAAACAATAGAACACGCCAAAACAACCCTGGGACGTCGGGTGGAAGAACGAACGGCGTTACTTGCACTGACGGCTGAAATATCTGCAAACTTTGTGGCGGCTTCGCCTGTGACCATCCGGGAGATTATTGAAGATGCATTACATCGTATCGGCAGATTTTTTAAATTTGACCGGGTTGCCTTTTTCCCTTTGATGCCGGACCTGGTCGGGGGGGATAAGGTTCTGGAGTGGTGTGCCAAAGGAATCGAAAGTAAGGCCGGGATTCTAAGTTCTCATCCTATTATCGATAATTCTAAGGAAAAGTTGGCCAATTTTTTTAAAAAGCAGACGCTCCTTCATTTTCCTGATGTTGATAAAATAGCTGATCGATTGGACTGGAAAAGCGATTTAAAAAAACTTGGGATTGAATCCGCTCTGTTTTTGGCCAGTCGGACCGACAAAAAAATATATGGTATTGTCGGATTCGAGATGATGCAGCCCTATGACCGGTGGCCTGAGGATCATATCAACGGGCTTAAGGTGATTACCCAGATTTTTGCCCATGCCGTTGCCGGCGTCGAATTTGGGTTGGCCCTGATCGAGGCAAAAAATTCCCTGGAAGCCCGTGTGGCCCAGCGGACTCTTGAGCTTAAAAAACAGGTGGTTGAAAAAGAAAAGGCAATGAAAGAACTGGCCGAAAGTCAATCTTCCCTGGTTAAGGCATCCCGGGCCGCGGGCATGGCCGAGGTGGCCACCAACGTGCTGCACAATGTGGGCAATGTGCTCAACAGCATCAATACCTCTGTGGCCAGTCTGGAGGGTCAGGTGAAAAAATCCAGAATGACCAATGTCCAGAAAGTGATTGAGATGTTTCCCCTTTCAAAGAAGGATTTGGCAGGCTTCTTAATCGAAGACCCCAAAGGCCGACTGATTCTGGATTATTTGACCTCCCTTGGCCAAGCGCTCACGGCAGAGCAAAAGGCAATGCACGGGGAGATTGAGCAGCTTGTCTCCCAGATAGACCATGTCAAACAAATAATTGCCATGCAGCAGCGTTACGGCTCTGTTCATGGCGTGAAGGAATCTTTTGCACCCGAGCAGTTGGTTGAGGATGCTATCCGTATGAACAGTGACAGCTTAATAAAAAACGGGATCAGGATTGAACGAAAGTTTGATTTGGTTCCCACAATTGTTACGGATAAACATATGGTGCTGCAGATTCTTTTAAACCTGATTTCTAATGCAAAACACGCTTGCAGCGAAAACAAAACCGGACAGGGAGAAAATTGCATTATTATCAGCCTGTCCCGTGAGGGGGAAAACCAGATTAAAATAAAGATGAAAGACAACGGGGCCGGTATTGCACCGGAAAACCTTTCTCTGATTTTTCACCACGGTTTTACCACGCGGCGGCACGGCCACGGCTTTGGTTTGCACAGCGGGGCCCTTGCCGCAAAGCAGTTGGGCGGCAGCCTGACAGCTGAAAGTGCCGGGCTTGGTTGTGGTGCGGTTTTTACTTTGAGACTGCCCTTATCCATACAGGAGACATCATGA
- a CDS encoding ATP-binding protein — protein sequence MTSIKNKTRQLETKKGGRLSIFMRTMLLGWGLSIVPLLVFMVITVPSQKDIFVNTLASKAKGLAASLHDVAASAAVNEDYSSVVSSAQVLLKGDADIDFLIIMKNDGFALVIEQKKWEVAQLEDSHLVRPVRETSWEIELSPLFQRRVFHFAQPFDYSGIQWGWIHVGLSLEEYDKSVSGLYKSTIVVALTCIFISLLGAIAYARQIVRPILALQTLVQKIAGGDLSVRAKTRRKDELGALAVSVNVMADALLKRNNILESVRFAAYHFLQDQVWKESIVKVLEDIGKAAGISRAVFHGIVKDDAGSFGAKKRFEWTAPGISPEQEDPEDQMISFEKRGVAHWADSLAAGRTLSVSLQKCSDAEQILLTYSQIQSLILIPVFVEGIWWGIFALEDCDAVREWTAAEISCFMALADMLGATVARQGFQKDVIKARDTLELQVKQRTRELEDQVQAKEEALSELSVAQTSLLEASRAAGMAEVATGVLHNVGNVLNSVNVSATLILDALRESRVGNLSKIAGMMDLSPEDLAQFMARDPKGQQIPKYLISLGNALADEHSRLFSETEALAGRIEHIKEIVAMQQNYGRVSGISETISPEILMEDALMLNQGALVRHNVTVKKEYEDLPDVVVDKHKVLQILLNFINNAKYACSESEKNEKLITLGIYKGQGATVCFSVADNGVGIAPENLTRIFQHGFTTRKSGHGFGLHSGALAAKEIGGRLRTDSKGPGQGAVFILELPAEHGTAAS from the coding sequence TTGACCTCAATTAAAAACAAAACAAGGCAATTGGAAACCAAAAAGGGGGGGCGGTTAAGCATTTTTATGCGTACCATGCTCTTGGGATGGGGTTTGTCCATCGTTCCCTTGTTGGTTTTCATGGTGATAACCGTTCCCAGTCAAAAGGATATATTTGTCAACACTCTGGCTTCCAAAGCCAAAGGCCTGGCCGCTTCGTTGCATGATGTGGCGGCAAGTGCTGCAGTCAATGAGGATTATTCCAGCGTTGTCAGTTCTGCCCAGGTTTTGCTGAAAGGGGACGCTGATATTGACTTTTTAATTATCATGAAAAATGACGGTTTTGCTTTGGTTATAGAACAGAAAAAGTGGGAGGTGGCCCAGCTGGAGGATTCCCACCTTGTCAGACCGGTGCGTGAAACTTCATGGGAGATTGAGTTAAGTCCTTTGTTTCAGCGGCGTGTTTTTCATTTTGCCCAGCCCTTTGACTATTCAGGCATTCAATGGGGCTGGATTCACGTGGGCCTCTCCCTTGAAGAGTATGATAAAAGTGTTTCAGGTCTATACAAAAGTACGATTGTTGTTGCGCTGACTTGTATTTTTATCAGCCTTTTGGGTGCCATTGCCTATGCACGCCAGATCGTTCGGCCGATTTTAGCGCTTCAAACGCTGGTTCAAAAGATTGCCGGAGGGGATTTGTCCGTCAGGGCGAAAACCCGCAGAAAGGATGAGCTGGGAGCGCTGGCTGTTTCTGTAAACGTAATGGCCGATGCGTTGTTGAAAAGAAATAATATTTTGGAAAGTGTCCGGTTTGCCGCTTATCATTTTTTACAGGACCAAGTCTGGAAAGAAAGTATTGTCAAGGTACTTGAGGATATTGGAAAGGCTGCCGGTATCAGCAGGGCCGTATTTCATGGCATTGTCAAGGATGACGCCGGCTCTTTTGGTGCAAAAAAGCGCTTTGAATGGACGGCTCCAGGCATATCACCGGAACAGGAAGATCCTGAAGACCAAATGATCAGTTTTGAAAAACGGGGGGTGGCGCACTGGGCTGACAGTCTTGCGGCAGGCCGGACTTTGTCTGTTTCTTTGCAGAAGTGCAGTGATGCAGAGCAGATTCTTTTAACGTATTCCCAAATTCAATCTCTAATTCTTATTCCTGTGTTTGTGGAGGGGATATGGTGGGGGATTTTTGCCCTTGAAGACTGCGATGCTGTACGCGAATGGACAGCGGCTGAGATCAGTTGTTTTATGGCCCTGGCAGATATGCTTGGGGCGACCGTTGCCAGACAGGGGTTTCAAAAAGACGTGATCAAAGCCAGAGACACCCTTGAGTTGCAGGTGAAGCAGCGGACCCGGGAGCTTGAGGATCAGGTTCAGGCCAAGGAAGAGGCTTTGTCCGAGCTCTCCGTTGCCCAGACCTCACTGCTGGAGGCCTCCAGGGCTGCGGGGATGGCCGAGGTTGCCACGGGAGTACTCCACAATGTCGGTAATGTGCTCAACAGCGTTAACGTCTCCGCTACCTTGATATTGGATGCGCTTCGTGAATCCAGGGTGGGCAACCTGTCGAAGATTGCCGGGATGATGGATCTTTCCCCGGAGGATCTGGCCCAATTTATGGCCCGGGATCCAAAGGGGCAGCAGATTCCCAAATATCTCATATCCCTTGGCAATGCCCTTGCTGATGAGCATAGCCGGCTGTTTTCCGAAACTGAAGCGTTAGCCGGTCGTATTGAGCACATCAAGGAGATTGTTGCCATGCAGCAAAATTACGGGCGGGTCTCGGGGATCAGTGAAACCATTTCCCCTGAAATATTGATGGAAGATGCCCTGATGCTTAATCAAGGGGCTTTGGTCCGTCACAACGTCACGGTTAAAAAAGAGTACGAGGATCTCCCGGATGTGGTGGTGGATAAGCATAAGGTTTTGCAGATTTTGTTGAATTTTATTAATAATGCAAAATACGCCTGTTCGGAAAGCGAAAAAAATGAAAAATTAATAACCTTAGGGATATACAAAGGGCAGGGCGCTACAGTCTGTTTTTCCGTGGCGGATAACGGGGTTGGTATAGCGCCTGAAAATTTGACCCGTATTTTTCAGCATGGTTTTACAACCCGGAAATCCGGACATGGCTTCGGCCTGCACTCCGGTGCCCTGGCAGCCAAGGAGATTGGAGGGCGTCTTCGGACTGACAGTAAAGGCCCGGGCCAGGGTGCCGTATTCATTCTTGAGCTGCCGGCAGAGCATGGGACGGCGGCATCATGA
- a CDS encoding PhnD/SsuA/transferrin family substrate-binding protein, translating into MLPIVAALLAAGPAKSEEIVNMGFSRSIIGEINENDTLAALKLWATQLVVKDDFQVTVHPTIYNDLGEIETAIKQKSVDLINLSAVDFYHVQDLLGHDRFIFAVYGGSIAVEYLLLVREKSGFADLQELKKSVIKFPKNAGSTLGTVWLDVQLGKAGLPAAKHFFDKVVPVNKISEAVLPVFFGKTDACLVTRHGFDTMAELNPQIAQQLRIVAASKGYIPGFLGFRKNYESIIKSVIVDNIKNWHQTPAGYQILTMFQMDDLVLNSIEILGPTMELIKEHQRLFGAATGEFRLLKKDHSQLGYGNIHEPL; encoded by the coding sequence ATGCTGCCGATTGTTGCCGCCTTACTGGCGGCCGGTCCGGCAAAGTCGGAAGAGATCGTTAATATGGGATTCTCCAGATCGATCATCGGTGAGATTAACGAGAATGATACCTTGGCGGCACTGAAGTTGTGGGCAACGCAGTTGGTGGTTAAAGATGATTTTCAAGTTACCGTTCACCCGACAATTTATAATGATCTTGGGGAAATTGAAACAGCGATTAAGCAAAAAAGTGTGGATCTTATCAACTTAAGCGCAGTTGATTTTTACCACGTACAGGACTTGCTTGGCCATGACCGGTTTATCTTTGCCGTTTATGGGGGCAGTATCGCCGTAGAATACCTGCTGCTTGTCCGGGAAAAGAGCGGCTTTGCAGATCTTCAAGAGCTTAAAAAGTCCGTTATAAAGTTTCCCAAGAATGCCGGATCTACCTTGGGCACCGTCTGGCTGGATGTTCAACTTGGCAAGGCAGGGCTGCCGGCAGCAAAACATTTTTTTGACAAGGTGGTACCGGTCAACAAGATCTCTGAAGCGGTTCTTCCTGTTTTTTTCGGCAAGACAGATGCCTGCCTGGTGACCCGGCACGGATTTGATACCATGGCGGAACTTAATCCCCAGATTGCACAGCAGCTTCGAATTGTGGCTGCGTCCAAAGGATATATCCCCGGTTTTCTTGGGTTCCGCAAAAACTATGAATCTATAATTAAAAGTGTCATTGTAGACAATATTAAAAATTGGCATCAAACACCCGCAGGGTATCAGATTCTAACTATGTTTCAAATGGACGATCTTGTATTAAATTCCATTGAAATCCTGGGGCCGACAATGGAATTGATCAAAGAACACCAGCGCTTATTTGGTGCCGCCACCGGAGAATTTAGGTTATTGAAAAAGGATCATAGCCAATTAGGGTATGGGAATATTCACGAACCGCTTTGA
- a CDS encoding TolC family protein translates to MGRKKIWPKDAWRVAVMLIVVLTMIAGPAQSRELQKKEEIQKAGLDACIEQALENNRRRPASRFALEMAQAQHRQTLAAYWPQVTAQGGFSRLDEALNFDYPAGAITLPNHPLLGGLAGLSIPTPGQEIDILVEKSYTATIEATWLLYDGGMRKGYREQTQGLVDIMKQEVRRTDLEIIDDVKRYYWGAVLAKKLHQVGLDTLSRMNATLNLTETMYKEGAGTVKKTDWLNNKVMVDTLRSMVALLEKNKLMSRAALANTMGLSWEKSVEPEDRKIPLSSFPIDTGEIVEKAYTFNPDWAKVEAGLKAAEGALKTAKSGFFPKLALTGDIHKWWPDSAGGLATPENEQGWTFGIGVEIPLFNGMLTVNKIAAARAAIAKIKEEQFLLKEGIGLQVRDVLLSLDAAQKSCDASGNALAAATENRGLNVRAYQSELVETDDVIQAQLTEALMAAQHYKARYEHVALLSRLDLIVGAEVLNQME, encoded by the coding sequence ATGGGTAGAAAAAAGATTTGGCCCAAAGATGCCTGGCGTGTCGCTGTTATGCTTATAGTTGTGTTGACCATGATCGCAGGTCCTGCACAAAGCCGGGAATTACAAAAAAAAGAAGAGATACAAAAAGCCGGATTGGACGCATGTATAGAACAGGCGTTAGAGAACAATCGTCGCCGGCCGGCGTCCAGGTTCGCCCTTGAAATGGCCCAAGCCCAGCACCGGCAGACCCTTGCCGCATACTGGCCCCAGGTTACAGCCCAGGGTGGGTTTTCGCGTCTGGATGAGGCACTTAATTTCGATTATCCTGCAGGGGCCATTACCCTGCCAAACCATCCGTTATTAGGTGGATTGGCGGGACTGTCCATCCCCACACCGGGGCAGGAAATAGATATCCTCGTGGAAAAAAGTTATACCGCCACCATTGAAGCCACGTGGCTTTTATACGACGGAGGCATGCGAAAGGGGTATCGGGAGCAGACCCAGGGCCTTGTGGACATAATGAAACAGGAGGTCCGGCGCACGGATCTTGAAATCATTGACGACGTCAAGCGGTATTACTGGGGGGCCGTGCTGGCCAAAAAACTGCACCAGGTAGGCCTTGACACCCTGTCCCGGATGAACGCCACCTTGAACCTGACTGAGACCATGTATAAAGAGGGGGCAGGCACGGTGAAAAAAACAGACTGGCTCAACAACAAGGTCATGGTGGATACCTTAAGATCCATGGTCGCCCTGCTTGAAAAAAACAAGCTGATGTCCCGGGCTGCCCTGGCCAATACCATGGGGCTGTCCTGGGAAAAAAGTGTTGAACCTGAAGATAGAAAAATCCCTTTGTCGTCATTTCCCATTGATACGGGCGAAATCGTGGAAAAAGCCTATACGTTCAATCCGGACTGGGCCAAGGTAGAAGCAGGCCTTAAAGCGGCTGAGGGTGCATTAAAAACCGCCAAAAGCGGTTTTTTCCCAAAGCTTGCCTTGACCGGCGATATTCATAAGTGGTGGCCGGACAGCGCCGGCGGGCTTGCCACCCCCGAAAATGAACAGGGATGGACCTTTGGGATCGGTGTAGAAATTCCTCTTTTTAACGGAATGCTTACAGTAAATAAAATCGCTGCGGCCAGGGCAGCCATTGCCAAGATTAAAGAGGAACAGTTCCTGCTTAAAGAGGGTATAGGACTTCAGGTAAGGGATGTTCTCCTATCCCTTGACGCAGCCCAAAAATCCTGTGATGCGTCGGGAAATGCCCTGGCTGCTGCCACGGAGAACCGGGGGCTTAACGTTCGGGCCTACCAAAGCGAGCTGGTGGAGACTGATGATGTCATCCAGGCCCAGTTAACCGAGGCCCTGATGGCGGCCCAACATTACAAAGCCAGGTATGAACATGTCGCCCTGCTTTCCCGCTTGGACCTGATCGTAGGCGCTGAGGTGTTAAATCAGATGGAGTAA
- a CDS encoding PhnD/SsuA/transferrin family substrate-binding protein gives MILLVAAASLNSGVIQANEHLNIGFSRSIIWLDVELARAGLPAAEYFFDPMAHVGKVSEVLLPVFFGKEDACLVTQKVFDIMAELNPQISRQLKIVAASKGYIPGFLAFRKNYKSKVQELKRGVICIYL, from the coding sequence ATGATACTGCTGGTCGCTGCCGCCAGCCTGAACAGCGGCGTGATTCAGGCCAATGAGCACCTTAATATCGGGTTTTCCCGGTCGATTATTTGGCTGGATGTGGAACTGGCACGGGCAGGGCTGCCGGCAGCAGAATATTTTTTTGACCCCATGGCGCATGTGGGTAAGGTCAGTGAGGTCCTTCTTCCAGTTTTTTTCGGCAAGGAAGATGCCTGCCTGGTGACCCAAAAAGTTTTTGACATTATGGCCGAACTTAATCCTCAGATTTCACGTCAGCTTAAAATTGTGGCCGCTTCCAAAGGATACATCCCTGGTTTTCTGGCATTTCGAAAAAATTATAAATCCAAAGTTCAAGAGCTGAAACGAGGCGTTATATGCATCTATTTGTAG